One Coturnix japonica isolate 7356 chromosome 20, Coturnix japonica 2.1, whole genome shotgun sequence genomic window carries:
- the BLCAP gene encoding bladder cancer-associated protein, whose amino-acid sequence MYCLQWLLPVLLIPKPLNPALWFSHSMFMGFYLLSFLLERKPCTICALVFLAALFLICYSCWGNCFLYHCTGSQLPESAHDPSIVGT is encoded by the coding sequence ATGTACTGCCTTCAGtggctgctgcctgtcctgctcATCCCCAAGCCCCTTAACCCAGCGTTGTGGTTCAGTCACTCAATGTTCATGGGCTTCTACCTGCTCAGTTTCCTCCTGGAACGGAAACCTTGCACAATTTGTGCCTTGGTCTTCCTGGCAGCTCTGTTCCTCATCTGCTACAGCTGCTGGGGGAACTGCTTCTTATATCACTGCACAGGATCCCAGTTGCCAGAATCAGCTCACGATCCCAGTATAGTGGGCACCTAG